The following are encoded in a window of Arctopsyche grandis isolate Sample6627 chromosome 2, ASM5162203v2, whole genome shotgun sequence genomic DNA:
- the LOC143922761 gene encoding uncharacterized protein LOC143922761 — MLTGLLLCVDACCCGSTGLVLCVDACCCGSTGVVWVVPPFIVFLECLVEVFIDAYERNFVFVEASNFLECLMEVVIDAYERNFVFVEASNFLECLAPFRSMYFNGGGVFRPFWFHSTGRGVPPEFNIMTAGACRLGFGNVVCCCGIFSKVSMTMTTTRFLHGSPVSVNDVCDFVGILMCWSLLTRWRRCLSGCAGESCLDSGSCVACRSKSCSLPGCLFWASCVGSEGLRWLGWCCCAGCCVLRGVIRVTVLLVVLELVVSAAGLA; from the exons atgttgactggtctgctgctgtgtgtcgacgcttgctgctgtgggtcgactggtctggtgctgtgtgtcgacgcttgctgttgtgggtcgactggcgttgtttgggttgtacctccttttatagtgtttttggaatgcttggtggaagtg tttattgatgcgtacgaaaggaattttgttttcgtcgaggcgtcgaattttctggaatgcttgatggaagtggttattgacgcgtacgagaggaattttgttttcgtcgaggcgtcgaattttctggaatgcttggcgcctttccgctcgatgtattttaatggtggcggcgtgtttcgaccgttttggttccactcgactggtaggggcgttccgcctgagtttaatataatgactgcaggtgcatgtcgtctgggtttcgggaatgtagtttgttgttgcggaatattctcgaaggtttcgatgacgatgacgacgacgagattcctacatggctctccggtgagtgttaacgatgtgtgtgattttgtgggaatcttgatgtgttggagtctattgactcgatggcgtcgttgtttgtccggttgtgctggagaaagttgtctcgacagcgggtcttgtgttgcatgccggtccaagtcttgttctctaccaggttgcttattttgggcgagctgcgttggtagtgaaggtttgcgatggcttggatggtgctgttgtgcaggctgctgtgttctgcgtggagtcattcgcgtgactgttttgctggttgtgctggagttagttgtctcggcagcgggtcttgcgtga